The proteins below come from a single Pichia kudriavzevii chromosome 2, complete sequence genomic window:
- a CDS encoding uncharacterized protein (PKUD0B02400; Pfam Domains: Aldolase_II(6.3e-68)): protein MSSATAVQSETTNVPAQVKPSSTKGYTVSSQGAHNISMGNPNPHAVPQFDDPYKKREWVLEHMAGVFRVFGRYGYNEGSAGHISVRDPVDPNTFWINPLGIHFSLLKASDMVRVDEDGNLVGGNTSAPINAAGFAIHSALHKARPDVNAACHTHSKFGKAWSCFGEPLEMLNQDACTLYGVQCVYEDFGGVAMDRREGQDIAKAAGEKNKCIILQNHGLLTVGQTVDEAGYLFTLMERTAECQLLADAASACGRKKKVIGDSEAAYTQYMAGDPETLYMEFQNDLELEKKYDDSFMTFTNAQKQKS, encoded by the coding sequence ATGTCTAGTGCCACTGCCGTCCAAAGTGAAACAACAAATGTTCCTGCACAAGTGAAACCTTCTTCCACCAAAGGTTACACCGTTAGCTCGCAAGGAGCACACAACATTTCAATGGGTAACCCAAATCCACATGCTGTCCCACAATTTGATGACCCatacaagaaaagagaatggGTCCTGGAACATATGGCTGGTGTCTTCAGAGTTTTCGGAAGATATGGTTACAACGAAGGTTCTGCAGGTCACATCTCTGTCAGAGATCCTGTTGATCCAAATACCTTTTGGATTAACCCATTAGGTATTCATTTCTCCCTACTGAAGGCTTCAGACATGGTAAGAGTCGATGAAGACGGTAACCTGGTTGGTGGTAACACCTCTGCTCCAATCAACGCTGCTGGGTTTGCTATTCACTCGGCTCTTCACAAGGCTAGACCTGACGTTAATGCTGCCTGTCATACCCATTCAAAGTTCGGTAAGGCCTGGTCTTGCTTTGGTGAACCTCTAGAGATGTTGAACCAAGACGCTTGTACTTTGTATGGTGTCCAGTGTGTTTATGAGGATTTTGGTGGTGTTGCAATGGACAGAAGAGAAGGTCAAGACATTGCCAAGGCAGCCGGCGAAAAGAACAAGTGTATCATCTTACAAAACCATGGTTTATTAACTGTAGGTCAAACAGTTGATGAGGCGGGTTATCTTTTCACATTGATGGAGAGAACTGCTGAGTGTCAATTATTGGCTGATGCTGCATCTGCATGTgggagaaagaagaaggtcATTGGCGATTCAGAGGCTGCATACACTCAATACATGGCTGGTGACCCTGAAACTTTGTACatggaatttcaaaatgatcttgaattggagaaaaagTACGATGATTCCTTTATGACTTTCACAAATGCCCAGAAGCAAAAGTCTTAA
- a CDS encoding uncharacterized protein (PKUD0B02410; similar to Saccharomyces cerevisiae YDL226C (GCS1) and YNL204C (SPS18); ancestral locus Anc_2.46) translates to MSNQWTVDPDMRRKLMTLQKQPCNKKCFDCKAPNPQWASPKFGIFICLECAGIHRGLGVHISFVRSITMDQFKPDELLRMEMGGNEKCGEYFTSHGVDLTLPAHEKYDNYVAQDYKSKLTAVINNEEWTEPDHTGEELFPKKSQAGTSIQTTSKSASPAANGMSSLSRGNQSNDSFANRPTKEQNEQYFAKLGSKNESRPADLPPSQGGKYQGFGSTPLPKSANNAGGSLAGFTLDAFQSDPLGTFTKGWGLFSSTVAKSVKEVNETVIQPGVKQLSEQEYTIQAKRAVEQFGQKVSETGAALQQQYYDANKEGADSKFGKLFDGLTLQDNQSQDTIDPAFGLPKPTKKTELPGKGWDADDDKWESF, encoded by the coding sequence ATGTCTAACCAATGGACAGTTGACCCAGACATGCGCAGAAAGCTCATGACTCTACAGAAGCAGCCATGCAACAAGAAGTGTTTTGATTGTAAAGCACCAAATCCACAATGGGCGTCACCCAAATTTGGTATATTTATCTGTCTCGAATGTGCAGGCATTCACCGTGGGCTCGGTGTCCATATCTCCTTTGTCAGGTCCATCACCATGGATCAATTCAAGCCAGACGAGTTGCTGAGAATGGAGATGGGGGGAAATGAAAAGTGTGGTGAGTACTTTACCAGCCACGGGGTTGATTTAACACTTCCTGCACATGAGAAGTACGACAACTACGTTGCTCAAGACTACAAGTCCAAGTTAACTGCGGTGATCAACAACGAGGAATGGACAGAACCTGACCATACGGGGGAAGAGTTGTTCCCAAAGAAATCACAAGCTGGGACTTCTATCCAGACGACTTCCAAATCTGCCTCTCCAGCCGCCAATGGCATGTCCTCACTTTCAAGAGGAAACCAGTCCAACGACTCGTTTGCCAATAGACCTACAAAGGAACAAAACGAACAGTATTTTGCCAAGCTGGGAAGTAAAAATGAGTCAAGACCAGCAGATCTCCCCCCTTCTCAGGGAGGTAAGTATCAAGGGTTTGGCAGCACCCCACTACCGAAATCTGCCAATAACGCTGGCGGATCCTTAGCTGGTTTCACGTTGGATGCATTCCAGTCCGATCCTCTTGGTACATTCACCAAGGGGTGGGGGTTGTTTTCATCGACGGTTGCGAAATCTGTCAAGGAAGTCAATGAGACTGTTATCCAACCTGGTGTGAAACAGTTGAGTGAACAAGAGTACACAATCCAGGCAAAGAGAGCAGTCGAGCAGTTTGGCCAAAAGGTGAGCGAGACGGGAGCTGCCTTGCAACAACAGTACTATGATGCAAATAAGGAAGGCGCAGACAGCAAGTTTGGAAAGTTGTTCGATGGCTTGACTTTACAGGATAACCAATCACAGGACACAATTGACCCTGCGTTCGGTCTTCCTAAACCCACCAAAAAGACTGAGTTGCCAGGAAAGGGATGGGATGCGGACGACGACAAATGGGAGTCCTTCTAA